From Deinococcus sp. Leaf326:
GAGTGATAGACCGTCTGCCACGGAGGCAAATCATGAGGCATCGCTCGCCARGCGATGCCGCCCCGCAGGACGTAGAAAATCCCGTCCAAGATCTCTCGAAGAGACCTGCCACGGAGGCAAATCATGAGGCATCGCTCGCCAGGCGATGCCGCCCCGCAGGACGTAGAAAATCCCGTCCAAGATCTCTCGAAGAGACCATTTTCGGGGACGTCCCACGGAGGCTTCTGGAGGAAAGAACGGGAAAAGAACGTGCCACTCGGCGTCTGTCAGATCGTTCGAATAGGCAGATCGGGACATGGGCGCATCACCTCAGCCCAATCGTCCACCTTTGTTGCTGCGGGAAAAACCTGCACCAGCACGTTTTTCAGACGCACTTTATTRATCACGGCGTAGGTTCGCATCCATGAGGTGTTGTGGGAGGTCAAGATATCGGACACGTTGCCACCCGCCGATCAGCTTTTCCTTCAGTGCCGTCAGGGNATCACGGCGTAGGTTCGCATCCATGAGGTGTTGTGGGAGGTCAAGATATCGGACACGTTGCCACCCGCCGATCAGCTTTTCCTTCAGTGCCGTCAGGGTGCGGGCACAGAAATTCCCCAAAACCTGGCGCTTCACGTACGCCCAGACCAGCTCGATGGGATTGAGCTCGGGCGCATAGGGAGGCAAATACACCAGCGAGAAGCGTTCGTGGCAAGCCACGAACGCTTRAACTGCTTTGGCGCGATGGATGCCGGCATTGTCCAGCACCACCACGATGTCTCCCTGGATATGGCGTAACAGGTGCTGGAAGAACCCRATGACGTCCATGCTACGGATCGCACCTGTCTTGGTGTTCTGCAAGAACTGCCCACCCGACGTGATCGCAAAGGTCGTCGAGAGCTTCTCCCAGTTGGCAGGCAAGGTGACCAGGGGCGTSACGCCCYTRGTGGACCAGGTCCGTCTGCGGACCC
This genomic window contains:
- a CDS encoding transposase, whose amino-acid sequence is MSRSAYSNDLTDAEWHVLFPFFPPEASVGRPRKWSLREILDGIFYVLRGGIAWRAMPHDLPPWQVSSRDLGRDFLRPAGRHRLASDAS